A region of the Marmota flaviventris isolate mMarFla1 chromosome 3, mMarFla1.hap1, whole genome shotgun sequence genome:
CTAACTGTTCccatctcttcctttttccttaccCCCCCACCCTCGCAGCCCCACACCAAAATAAAGGAGTTGGGGGGTAGAGGACGGGGAACAGCACGAAGAGAACTTGGGGCACTCAGGTCACAAGGTAGCTTTATTGAATTAGTTGCATGCGGAAGCAGCTCTTCCCACAAGCAGCAAATACAGGCATTAGAGCATAAAATCCTGGAGAGGCCAGCGGGACTGGGGCCTAGTCACGGAGAGACATGCAGAGCTCTCTGGGGGGCTGTGGTTCGTCTCAGGGGAGCTGCACTCAGATGCCTCTGTTTATGGAAAAGCAACACTCACACTCACTCctctctgaaaaataaaaggggagtACGGGAAAGGGTGGATTTTCACCAAGAAGCAGCCACCAACACCCACATTCTTATCTGTTAGAAAAGAACATTCctcagaggaaaaataaaattcccgGTGGTTTCTTGACTTTGTTCTTGGGCTCTGGCCACAGGCATGGGCATTCTGCCCAGACTTTATACCCTGTCCCTTATCTCAGCCCCCAGGGACATCTAGGGCTCTGCAGAGCCAAAAGAAAGGCCTGTCCACCTACCGGCTCTTCTTGCGGTATTCCTGCAACGCTTTCTCTGCCACAGTGTCCATAAATTTAGGGTTGTTTTTGGGGACCTCTGGGATTACCACAGTGATGGGGTCTGAGTCGAAGAGCTTCACAACCACCTCAGTGACACGGGAGGGGGCTTCTGAGTCGGAAATGTGGGAGGTCACCTagacagaataaaagaaagagaagagccGCATGTCACGGCCACAATGCCCACATTTTATAATAAGGCCTATGACGCAGAAGCTCCATCACACCTTCAAGAACACCTGGACATCTGACAGGTTGCTTGTTACTAATACAAACATCTGTGCAACTCATCTGATCAGAAATGCCCTGCTTCACACACGCCTTTGAAAGGACAAAGGCCATCTGCAAACGACCAGCCCAGTGGGCACCCAGAGGGTAAAAGTGTTTTCTAAGAACTTATCTTAGTGCAGCTACTGGCCAGTCTATGGTCACAAAAagaatccaaaaaacaaaaacagggtcTTCAACACTAGAGAGAAATTGGCACTGGCAGAGGACAATCAGCAACCATGATCCACTCCCCATGGCCCAGGACACCAAGCAGCTTTGAGAAAGAGTCCAGCCTTTGCAGCCAGGGCTAACTTGCCAGGGGAGTTGCCCATAGTCCTCCAGGCTGGGGCTAGCTCTGGGACCTGGCTCGCTCTCCTCATCTGGGGACGGTCATGTTATTCTGCCTCCCTGGCTGGGTCTTTAGTGCAGCACGGTACAGATGGGTTTCCTATTTCCTGCTATGTGGTAAATGCCCAATGAAAAACCTAAGTGCCCTCTGTAAATCTGTGTCCCATTTTTGGGCTCACATCACCTCCAGACCATGTCTCAGGTCGCCCCCGCATCAGCGTGTGGCCAGGACACAACTCACTGTGGAGACCCGGAGATAGGCCTGGTCTTCGCTCTGGGTGAGATTGGCCAGTTGGGACAGCCAGCTGAACTGGTCGTTGAGCTGCTCGAGCAGGGAGGAGGTGTTGAACATCTTCCGCTGGTAGGAACGGAGCAGCTCGTTGTACCTCTGGGTCAACCTCTCGGCGATCTGGAGGGAGTCGTTGAGCTCCTGCCGCAGCTGAGCCTGGGCGGGGTTGTTGGTGGAGCAGTCTGTCCAGAGGGGGAAGAGCACAAGGCAGAAACGTGAAGGGAAAGCTCAAAAGGGGCAAAGATGCGAAGGGAAACCAGCCCACACAGGCGGGAATGGCAGCGCACAGGATGTTTGTGAGGGTCCCCCCAAAATAGAGTTCTCCCCAGAATGGGAATCAAGACACTTGCTCCTTCATGAAGAAAGGCttgctccaggaaaaaaaaaaatgtcagctgAACTAAACAGGGTGCTTAGTGATGTGACTGATTTATCTCCTTGGCAACTGGTAACAGTGTCGAGCACACTTGACGAAAATGGATCTCCAGTGCTCCATGTCCTCACACCCAGGTCCTCGCAGAAGTCATTTCAGGAGAAAGGGGATTTTACTCACTCACATGGCTCCTGCTATGTACCAGATACCACATAAGGTGCTCTTTTCTCATGGTCTATGCATTCTGACTTAAGTATTAACATCCTACTTTACCAATAATGAAACTGAGGCCCACAGGAGTAAGAAATTTGCTTAAAGCCATCGAAGAAATATCTTCAGGGTCAGAGTCGAACTCGACTCTTTAAATCTTCATCTTGGGCTCTTTATACTTGGTGTCTGGGGTTCTGGAACATCTCCAAGCTTCTCTTTTGGGCCTACCTGCAGAGTTGGCAATTCTGGTTCTCAAAAGCCCATGCAGCACAGGGCTGTCCAGGACCTTAGGCCACCAAGCAGAGCAGGCTGGTGGCTGGGAATCCTTGCCTGCCCCCTGCCCACTAAGGCTGGTCACCAAGCTCAAGAGAACAGGGAAGACATAATCCATTCCTTTTGGTCAAGTGTTACTGCAGGTTTTCAGATCTAAATGCTACCCATTATCTTTTTAACTACTGTTTTTCTCTccctaaattatttcaaaaatatccaGAAGAGGGTACCTCAAACCTAAGTGAATCAGGGGAAAGGAGATCTCTGTCTTCGTCTGGCGGCACCTTGCAAtcattgataataataataaaaaagaatgtcagGTGGGACAAGAAATAGCATTAATGTCAAGAAGGTGGTTGGAAGGGAATGTGTGATGAGTGACTTTCAGTCTCTTaccaggaaataattaaaaataagaaaagttctCCAGAGCCGAGACTCTGCCTGGGACAGTAATTCTCCACTAGGGAAGACACAGCCTCCCAGGGGACACTTGGCAAGTTCTGAAGACACTGTTGGCTATCACAACTGGTAGGGAGAGGTTGCTACCGACATCTAGTGGGCAAAAGCCAGGGATGATGCTAAACTCCCTGCAACACACAGGTCAGCCTCCAGGACAGAGAAGGTCCAGTCCAAAAGGTCAGCAGGCTGAAACTGAGAAATCCTGGGCCAGTGTCCCCAGGCAGTACAGCTTAGATACTTCAAAGTGCCTTGAATAAAAAGCTACTGCTTTTTATTCTTCCCCAAGCCAAAAAAGGGGGTCTACTGAATTCAGTTGATAGGTGCACGAGGTCCGATCTGAGTCTAGGCCCTAAGGTGACAGCTTTCTGCCATTCTATGATATTTTTATGGGAAAAGCTCAGAAGCATGGTCATGTATGTATCTTCAGCTTCTTTGCACTCTAGCCCCTGAAAgcactattatttattttgcttctaaaCTCACAGGAGCAAGGCTGGGAATATCTAACCAGACTGTAAAGGCCTGGCCTGGCCAACCAAATCATATTAAGTAAGAGCAAAGCCACAGTAGGATGAGCTACCTACCAGGAGAAAGTTAGCTCATTCTGAGCAGGGAAACTACTTACTAAGGACTTTCATAGCTGTTATCTCAAAGTAGGGAGAATTTCATTAATAGCCAGACCTGATTAAATGGAGAGAAACAGTTGAAGGCAGATCTTTCCTTTGCCTGGGGAAGTGAtggacaaaaggaaatgaagagtgCCAGCATGGAGGTGGACGAGGTCCCTAGGGCCCCCAGGGAGAAAACCCAGGGTGCTGATTGCCAACACAGCCCAACCCCCAGCTGGCCTGTGGTGGGGGTCACATAGTCTTAGACACATAGTCTTAGATGAGTGACTCAGCCTTCCTGTGACCTGTGCTTGCTCCTCTGCAAGGTGGGGACAAGAACTGCACCCAACTTATCAGGTCGTCCTGAGGACATGAGTAAACAGCCGTAGAGTTTAGAACAGTACCTGCCACGTGGGAGCGTTGGTCAAACAGAACACACGCTGCCTACAATTTCATAACGTGCCATGGAAAACGAATATGGCCAGCACGCCTGGAACCTGGGGGCACAGCTGGGGAGGTCAGAGGGGGAGGGCTTTCTTTCACAAACCTTGGCGGCACCCACGGCGGGCTGCCTCTTTACCACGGACCTGCCCAGTGAGGGGCACCTTACGTTTGTCTCAGAATAATCTGAATCTTCAACCTTTGAGGGCACCAGGATACTCAAGGCTGAGGACCTGCCCTGGGGTCACAGCTCAGAGGTACAAAGCTGGAATCTGTAAATAGGCCACCCCACGAGGCTACAAGGAACTAGGACACAGCCGATGACAGGGAAAGCTGGCACTCTGACCCACAACTCACCCACAGACAAGATCTCCTGGCACTTGTCACACCGGTCCTTCATCTTCAGGCATCCTGTGGAGTTGTGGCGGATCTCCTTGCACACGGCCTTCTGGTCATCGTCACCTTCTGCGGACACGTGAGGGAAGAAAGAGGCTGAGGCGCTCGGCAACACAGGGCAGGCCCCACCGATTTCTCAGCCCCCTTCTACAAAACTGTTTGGCCCTTTGAGATCCTGTGGTCAGAGCAGGTTGAGACTTGGTTATCCGCCTCCACACATGGCTTGGGGTCTTGGGGTTCCTGCAGAGGCACCTGTGGGCCCCTGTCCAGGCAACTGCCTCCCCTCCATCTGAAGAGACCCCTCTTGTCCCCACACTCCCCTGCATAACGCAACTTGCTCTGCACTCTCCCTGGCTCCTGCTCTCCTGCTGGCTGGTCAGCAAGGCTCTGGAAGGAAGGGGTGCATCCTCCTCAGAGCCTCCTGACACCACAACTTCCACCCCTGATGGAGCTGCAGGAGACGCTTATTCAGCACGAGGCCCTCCGGCACTTTCATGCTTTTCGGGCCAAACCCCAGAGCCGAACCATACAGAAGAGGGCGCAGCGTGGCCAACAGAGCCTTGATGAAGGAAATCTACTCCTGAGGGTCTGGGCTTCTCCTGTCCACATCACACCTCACTCTTAAACTATGCATTGCGCCCTCATTCTGAACCAGGCCCCATGGTCACAGCCATGAACCCCTTCCTTAAGGGTGATGTGGCTGTGACGTACTTCCCTGCCAAGAAGGTGTGGCCCCACACCAAGCCCCCTAAATTCATCAGGGAAAGAGGCTCCAATCCCATAGGAAGGGCAGGCAGTGTCATGCAGAGCAGCAGCTGGTTGGCTGGAAATAACACCGACTCCAACCCCTGCAGAACTACATGGGGGAACCCCACTTTGTCGGCCCTGAAACCTCATGCATTCCTTTACCTCTGTCGCAGTCCTCTTCCTCTTTAAATGGGTTAATGCCACCCTCCCGGGGTTGCTGGGAAACATGGGGATGAACACATCTAGTGGGCTCCCATCCCTCCTTGGAAGAAAGGGACCTCTTTCTGACCTCTTATGAAGTCCATGTTCGGGGACTGGGAGCCTAGGCCGTGGAACGGGACGTCCATGGCCTGTTGAGCCTGGTGTATCATTTCGAAGAAGGGCTGGAACAGGTCCTGGAAGCCCAGATGCCCGTAGGGGGAGAGAGGCAAGATGCTGCGGGCGAGGCGGGACTTGTGATAGAGGAAGTGAGGCCTCCGGTGGGGGAAGCCGAAGGGCGAGAAGTAGCGGGTGTCCTGGGGCTCGTGGGTGAAGAAACTGTCCTGGAACAGTGTGTCCATGATCCCGGAGGCCCTGGTGAAGCTGTCCTGCATGGCATCCAGGATGTGGTTCTGCTTACGGTCGCTCTCCAGCAGGGAGTCGATGCGATCGCCGTTCATCCAGAAGTAGAAGGGCGAGCTCTGGTTCAGGAACTCCTCCAGCTGGGTGGCCAGAGGACTCAGTGAGGAGGTGCCTGCCCGGCCAGCCCTGCCTCTCACAGCACAGGCACACAGCAGGTGACTGAAGGGCCCCCACTGGACCGGCTCCCAGGTGTACCACCTGGGAGGCCAGTGCCCCCACCACCCACTCCACCCCCACCAGGCCCTGAGGTGCACAAATCCCCTAGAGTTGATGAAGTCCAGTTCAGAGGGGCCCCCTGTCACTTGTGGCCTTTAAGGACACTGGCCCAGCTGCTCGGCTGCTCAGCATTCAGGGAACAACCAGATTCACTTGAGTCCCAACCAAGTGAGGCCCATAGGTAAGGCCCGTGGATTCAATATTAATgcactaaaaaatgttttagtttccTCCGCCTCAGTGGGCGCAGGACTCTGCCACGCCACGAATGGCAGAGTTTGTTGTTATCCAGCTAATCCTTGCTGGGTAAAGGTCTTTGGAGGGAGGCACATACCTGACACACGTTAGTGACAACTGCCATGTCCACGCTCACATGAACAATCATGACTGACAATCACAGTCAATCATGGCATAGGGTCGGGATGCAACCGGCCAGTACTAACCAACAGCACCGGATGTGGAATGAAGTGTATTTTGCTAGGTTCTCCTCACTCCCCACTccaagcctaaaccacaccctttTCACCTGGTGGCCAACTAAGCCCGAGCCGCTTCTGCACACGCGTGCGTAGAACTTCATGCAGGTCTGCTTCAGGCAGGGCTTACACTCTTCCCACAGGGCCATCATGGTCTCGTTGCACACTCCCGGGATTGCCTTCAGCTTCATTTCAGAGTCCCTGGTCTCATCCAGGGCATCCTACAGGGAGACAGGAGGCCA
Encoded here:
- the Clu gene encoding clusterin, producing MKTLLLCVGLLLTWGDGQVLGEPLVSNQELQEMSTQGSKYINKEIQNAVKGVKEIKTLIEKTNEERKSLLDTLEEAKKKKEDALDETRDSEMKLKAIPGVCNETMMALWEECKPCLKQTCMKFYARVCRSGSGLVGHQLEEFLNQSSPFYFWMNGDRIDSLLESDRKQNHILDAMQDSFTRASGIMDTLFQDSFFTHEPQDTRYFSPFGFPHRRPHFLYHKSRLARSILPLSPYGHLGFQDLFQPFFEMIHQAQQAMDVPFHGLGSQSPNMDFIREGDDDQKAVCKEIRHNSTGCLKMKDRCDKCQEILSVDCSTNNPAQAQLRQELNDSLQIAERLTQRYNELLRSYQRKMFNTSSLLEQLNDQFSWLSQLANLTQSEDQAYLRVSTVTSHISDSEAPSRVTEVVVKLFDSDPITVVIPEVPKNNPKFMDTVAEKALQEYRKKSREE